Proteins from a single region of Runella sp. SP2:
- a CDS encoding T9SS type A sorting domain-containing protein, giving the protein MKNFIYKSTIFGWIVPFILGIGSVVASPIKASKVNTPPTITANTISVPGGSGGIEKEIATALDGESDNLEITASNLPANITLTNIENSDGTVTALVSVGCYVSAGAYSVTLTVKDPEGASATDELTINVTANTMPVLAYAATASVNGGGSITINPTAGPSDNSNDFTVGVGDPGTFTGDIAVDPVTGVITITNAAPVGTHQITMKISETCEFEETATFELTVNNNNPTILGTTIGRQQGTLTGLNATIATVNDVETAVGSLSVTVITPLPSGISISGITNVNGTINANVRASCFAAIGENTVGLRVTDGNGGTATANLIVNVTENLLPTITYGNQTVNMMGGLTVNPASGPSDNGEFGAIKITDPDGYTGDIDVDSNTGEISISNAAPLGTHTITVRIMDNCEVTNTTTFTLTVTNASPTIQGTVISRQQGSAETVSTIANVDDTETAKGSLTVTATTVPMGISVSNITNTNGVISAMVSAGCYTNIGENTVVLTVMDEDGGTATANLIVNVTANSLPILSYANSTVSVAGSTTINPATGPADNGTYGGLTIEDKGTFTGDISIDPTTAVLSVSNAAPLGVHTITVKIYDNCEEYTETSFTLTVEGCTSTLTAGAVTNPTTCTSPVGSIAFTTNLPDGDYTLNFTSSAGATTSPQPVKVAGGAFSLGGLLAGTYSNFSITSLGCTASAMSSKVITAKTPPTATLAGGGEACQQSSAPLLTFTATNGSAPYRFGYRINGGSVLYLESANAVATLAPSTQVAGVFIYTLESVSDGNGCSQAQSGSAKLTVNYRAAVPQNVSLSVDGVTVAVGETKEVCSLSSGTPLTFNATCAVGEIVLHSVDGGEYSVVIPVALVDNQFHNYRVRCRKSDGTPSCIESESGVMRLKLIAIPSTPTASLSPERSCNPAANFSGQSTCGSLRTIWYNATTDVALPSLPSTVPTATTSYYARCQTDNGCVSEKSNVVTFTLIPTHIAPVITASQEIVCTGMTVKVSANCPAGSTTFWNTGVTTPSFEVSFNNITKQTYWAKCLFEGGCQSLESIHKNVYWDAFVVTLINVGQSKSATKPTNNRSEWELQFLTRDGGPDLVASTQQNPTLYFVENPNKTAPRYWTVNADACALGTEGSLTFDLSATPETGVIQSYNTHENTAPYFMYANREGWTELYSPNHPAFGFYLDNGAGGNVYDAGLPKGLYKLGVRYWDQKGLGLYPATRKPQGNVLAYHEYWFRIQSKDGVGVGAARTAESSGQGAIGKWQEAKSKGQGSDNEKQLTDNGSFASVMPNPVTQMLRLQIQNSKGQVVQTTLLDAAGRQVLGRRFEPETNTHQEEFGVSELPTGMYFMKVTTSEKSVLLKVVKL; this is encoded by the coding sequence ATGAAAAACTTTATATACAAAAGCACCATTTTTGGATGGATAGTGCCCTTCATTTTGGGAATAGGAAGCGTGGTTGCCTCTCCTATAAAAGCATCAAAAGTCAATACGCCGCCTACCATTACGGCCAATACCATTTCTGTACCTGGTGGAAGTGGGGGAATTGAAAAAGAGATTGCCACGGCACTCGATGGCGAATCGGACAATTTGGAAATAACGGCATCTAACCTACCTGCTAACATAACCCTGACCAACATTGAGAATTCGGACGGAACAGTCACGGCACTCGTGAGTGTGGGCTGTTATGTGTCTGCGGGGGCGTATAGCGTAACGCTTACCGTCAAAGACCCCGAAGGAGCATCGGCTACTGATGAGTTGACCATCAATGTTACCGCCAACACCATGCCCGTATTAGCCTATGCCGCCACCGCATCAGTCAATGGTGGAGGAAGTATCACCATTAATCCAACCGCTGGTCCGTCCGACAACTCAAATGATTTTACGGTAGGCGTTGGTGACCCAGGGACGTTTACGGGCGATATTGCTGTGGACCCTGTTACGGGAGTGATTACGATTACGAATGCTGCTCCCGTAGGTACGCACCAAATCACGATGAAAATTTCGGAAACTTGCGAATTTGAAGAAACCGCTACGTTTGAATTAACTGTTAATAATAACAATCCCACTATTTTAGGGACGACAATTGGTCGCCAACAAGGGACTTTGACAGGACTCAATGCGACGATTGCAACTGTTAATGATGTTGAAACAGCGGTAGGAAGCCTCAGCGTAACCGTAATAACTCCACTTCCTTCTGGGATAAGTATTTCAGGGATTACTAATGTGAATGGGACGATAAATGCCAACGTGCGAGCAAGTTGTTTTGCAGCAATTGGGGAAAACACGGTTGGATTAAGGGTAACAGATGGCAACGGTGGTACAGCCACGGCTAATCTGATTGTGAATGTGACTGAAAATTTGCTTCCCACCATCACTTATGGTAATCAAACGGTAAATATGATGGGGGGACTTACGGTGAATCCTGCGTCAGGCCCTTCGGACAATGGGGAGTTTGGAGCTATTAAAATCACGGATCCAGATGGATATACGGGCGATATCGACGTTGATTCAAATACAGGAGAAATCTCTATCAGCAATGCCGCTCCTTTGGGAACGCATACCATTACTGTAAGAATTATGGATAACTGTGAAGTAACCAATACAACGACATTTACCTTGACCGTTACCAATGCCAGTCCCACTATTCAAGGGACAGTAATCAGTCGCCAACAGGGTAGTGCCGAAACGGTATCGACGATTGCCAACGTTGATGATACGGAGACTGCAAAGGGAAGTTTGACTGTAACGGCTACTACCGTTCCAATGGGTATTTCGGTGTCGAATATTACCAATACCAATGGGGTTATCAGTGCAATGGTGTCGGCGGGGTGTTATACCAATATTGGAGAAAATACGGTGGTTTTGACCGTGATGGATGAGGACGGAGGTACTGCAACGGCCAATTTGATAGTGAATGTGACTGCAAATTCACTTCCAATCCTGAGTTACGCTAACAGCACAGTCAGTGTAGCAGGTTCAACAACGATTAACCCCGCTACTGGCCCCGCCGACAATGGCACCTACGGAGGACTAACGATTGAAGACAAAGGGACTTTTACGGGAGACATCTCGATTGACCCTACTACTGCGGTGCTTTCAGTGAGCAATGCAGCTCCACTAGGCGTACACACCATTACGGTGAAAATATACGACAACTGCGAAGAATATACTGAAACAAGTTTTACTTTGACGGTCGAAGGCTGTACGTCCACCCTAACGGCAGGGGCGGTAACCAATCCAACAACTTGCACAAGTCCAGTGGGAAGTATTGCCTTCACAACCAATCTGCCTGATGGTGATTATACGTTAAACTTTACGTCGAGCGCGGGCGCAACCACAAGTCCCCAACCTGTAAAAGTGGCGGGTGGTGCTTTTTCGTTAGGAGGATTATTGGCTGGTACGTACAGCAACTTTTCGATTACCTCATTGGGATGTACAGCTTCGGCTATGTCATCTAAAGTCATTACGGCCAAAACCCCTCCTACGGCTACGTTAGCGGGCGGAGGAGAGGCATGTCAACAAAGTTCGGCGCCATTGCTGACCTTTACCGCCACCAATGGTAGCGCACCTTATCGTTTTGGTTATCGTATCAATGGTGGAAGTGTTTTGTATCTTGAAAGCGCAAATGCCGTGGCTACGCTCGCTCCTTCGACGCAGGTAGCAGGAGTGTTTATATACACATTAGAATCGGTATCGGATGGAAACGGGTGTAGCCAAGCGCAAAGTGGTAGTGCAAAACTGACGGTCAATTACCGTGCTGCTGTGCCGCAAAATGTCTCCTTGTCAGTAGATGGGGTAACTGTTGCGGTGGGTGAAACCAAAGAAGTCTGTAGCCTGTCGAGTGGAACTCCGTTGACATTTAATGCAACTTGTGCCGTAGGAGAAATAGTGCTTCATTCGGTGGATGGGGGGGAATATAGTGTAGTTATTCCCGTAGCCTTGGTGGACAATCAGTTTCACAATTACCGCGTGCGTTGCCGAAAATCCGACGGAACTCCTTCCTGTATAGAGAGCGAATCGGGTGTTATGCGTCTAAAATTAATAGCTATTCCTTCGACCCCAACGGCTAGCTTGTCGCCAGAACGGAGCTGTAACCCCGCTGCAAATTTTAGCGGTCAATCGACTTGTGGAAGTTTACGAACGATTTGGTACAATGCCACTACCGATGTGGCATTGCCAAGTTTACCAAGCACTGTTCCTACTGCGACGACGTCCTACTACGCCCGTTGTCAGACGGATAATGGTTGCGTGAGCGAAAAGAGCAACGTCGTGACGTTTACGCTCATTCCAACGCACATTGCGCCAGTAATTACTGCGAGTCAAGAGATTGTATGTACAGGAATGACGGTGAAAGTTTCGGCCAACTGTCCCGCAGGAAGCACCACATTTTGGAACACAGGCGTAACCACGCCAAGCTTTGAGGTGTCGTTCAACAACATTACCAAACAAACCTATTGGGCGAAGTGCCTTTTTGAGGGCGGTTGCCAAAGTTTAGAGAGTATTCACAAAAATGTATATTGGGATGCTTTTGTGGTAACCTTAATCAACGTAGGTCAAAGCAAGTCGGCAACAAAGCCAACCAACAACCGCAGTGAGTGGGAATTGCAGTTTTTAACCCGCGACGGTGGTCCCGACTTGGTAGCGAGTACGCAGCAAAATCCAACTTTATATTTTGTTGAAAACCCCAATAAAACGGCGCCACGTTATTGGACGGTCAACGCCGATGCTTGTGCATTAGGTACTGAGGGTTCTTTGACTTTTGACCTGTCAGCGACACCCGAAACGGGCGTGATTCAGTCGTATAACACCCACGAAAATACCGCGCCGTATTTTATGTATGCCAACCGTGAAGGTTGGACGGAATTGTATTCACCCAACCACCCAGCTTTCGGTTTTTACCTAGATAATGGGGCAGGAGGTAACGTATATGATGCAGGGTTGCCCAAAGGACTGTATAAATTGGGTGTTCGCTATTGGGATCAAAAAGGGCTTGGCCTTTACCCCGCAACGCGCAAACCGCAAGGCAACGTACTTGCCTATCACGAATATTGGTTTAGAATCCAGTCGAAAGATGGAGTAGGAGTAGGAGCAGCGAGGACAGCGGAGAGCAGTGGGCAAGGGGCAATAGGTAAATGGCAAGAGGCAAAAAGCAAAGGGCAAGGGTCAGATAACGAAAAACAGTTAACCGATAACGGGTCTTTTGCTTCGGTCATGCCCAACCCCGTCACGCAAATGCTCCGCCTTCAAATCCAAAACAGCAAGGGACAAGTAGTGCAAACTACGTTGTTGGATGCTGCTGGCCGTCAGGTGTTAGGGCGGAGGTTTGAACCCGAAACCAACACACACCAAGAGGAGTTTGGCGTCAGCGAATTGCCAACGGGCATGTATTTCATGAAGGTAACAACGTCTGAAAAAAGTGTGTTGTTGAAAGTAGTGAAATTGTAG